In Vitis vinifera cultivar Pinot Noir 40024 chromosome 4, ASM3070453v1, the genomic window CTCCTTAaccatatattttaaaacagtGAAATCTTATCAGATAAGAAAAAATGTGAAAGTAAGTTTAAATTGACTCATTACTTAAAGTTAGAGTAATTTTTACGTAagtcttcattttttataaaatatttatctcTTAACTTTAGTAATTTAATGTATATAGTCGTAGTTTTTATAATATCTTAAACTCTTTAGGCAATTCATTAAGTTACAAAAGGTAATTAAAGAGGTGTTTATGttaatttatagaataaataaacaagaggAAAGATACAAAATGATAGCAAGAGAGAGGGGGACCAGGGAGACACTTTCCATGTGAATTTCCTCAGAGTAACAAGCAACATCAGCAGTTCTGTTGCCGTATCTGACAAACCCTCTCTCCACGCCACATCTGCACCCTCCGTTCCCCTATCTACGGCCCACGTTCAGGACTCCCCCCCAATGTCATTTTTCTGGTCCTCACAACCGTAGACGCTTTCAACAGATTAGTGCGTGTGGGGCCAGTGGCCCCCCTTTCACCCCACTCTCACAGGACCGACGATGCTATTGTGCGCcgtaagttgtttttttttttgtacttgaCCCATGTCTGGAGCCTCAAATGACCTTGTTACCCTTCTGCTCCCTCCTCCGCCCTGGATACGGCCATGTCCTGgccttttgttttattttgttgtttggtTGCCCAGAAATTCAggagtttatttttttttttttttcaatttctgtttgccatatttttttaactttaattttaagatgaaaataaaaagaaaaatcaaaaagttttttttaaaaattaattattgttgtatttatgattttaatgttACCTTTCAGCGAGTCCCCGCATGGAATCTAAATATATTGTGTCCTCTAGATGAAACTACTCTCAttcataaagaaaattattattattattaatataaaaaagtgaaaaaaaaaactaaaaactaaaaataaaaattaagatcaaCCAAGCGAAGTGCAATTTTTCTCTCAAACTCCATGAAGTCGACGGTGAGACTTCGTATTtctggtttttcttttcttccttttcttttctacgGTTTTCTCGGGAAACAAAGGGAAGAAATTTGATTGGAGAAGGGGAAAATTGGACACCATCACAGAACCCAAGTAAGATTCTGAACTTTTTTAAGCTCTAAATTCCATGAATGTACTATTTTTTCGAACTCGGAACAATCAACTCACGAATCTCGAGTGCGTTGACTCGGGGAACTCAGAGGAAATAGAGTCAAAAGCTCCGGCAGCTCCGACCCCCTCGGTGTACTCATCGGTGACGGGAGGAAGTAAAAACCCTTCTCTGCAATCGCCCTCTCCTCCTCCGACGCCGGCGATTCTCCGCCGGAGCTCCCCGCTCTCCCGGAGAACATCGACTCCGACGAAAGCGGAGTCACCGGGCTAGGAGTCGGCGACACGACGCGCGGGGAGTGGGGAAACGGCGAGTTCCGGAGCGTGGTGATGCCCAGCTTGATCTCGAGCTTCCTCATGGTGTGTCGCCGCTCCTGGAGCTTGAACGGCGAGCGGCGAGGCCCGGTGGAGGAGTCGACGGAGTTGGGTCGCGCAGATGCCCGGACGGGGAGGGTGACGGGAAGTTTCTCTGGAGAGTCGACGGCGGCGCCGGTGAGCTTTTGGACAAGGTCTCGGAAGGTGGTGGCGTCGGCTTGGACGAAGGTGGTGGAGGTGGGTGGTGGAGTGGGTGGCGAAGAGACTGTGTAGTGAAGGCGCCTTGTATCCATGTTCAGAGAGAGGGTTTGAGTCTTTGAGAGAGAAAGGAGCGACTGTGAATGAGAGGAGATGATTGTCATGGTGGAGTGAGAggtatatattatatttttcttttggtgtTTGGGTACTCAGAAATTTTCGAGAATTTTAAAGTAAGTTTTATTAGGGTGGCCTGTGTTGCCGCTATTTTTCGCACAGCTTACCTGGCAAATGCcgaaataaaataatgaacccactcaaataaaatttaatttttccattattaaatttaaatctatttttaataatttaaaattaataaattatcttaaaatttatttaatttattttactgtTTTATACAaagattgaataatttaaaaataatattttttttaataattttaattatatttattttttatatatatttttcactaCGAAGGAAAAGTACACTACACTATTTTCCTCAGAGAGCTCTTTAAGTCTGAACTGGGTTATTGACTACCGAAAACCtgcttttttttaataatacttTGAGTACgataattttttcattcttaaaagaaaatatataaagccttttgttttctctctccATTGACTAATTCAAATAATCTTATCTTAAAAGGCTTTGTAATTTCATCTTCCTAGATGTTAACTTGATTCATCGTTGTTGGTGCATGACTAATAATGTCCTTTGCCGTTAGCTTTCTTTAAGTGAACGGCGAGGtacatgtaataattattattttttttcttttgataaattttaataatattatattgagatttttttttccttaaaaacgaaggtttgaggttttttttttttttttctcttaataaattttaatgatatcAAATCCATGgagtttttttattctcataattttattttataaaatatttttaaaaagtaataatagtCAAAACAATCTAAAACTTATAATAATAAAGACTACTTTCAAGTTTTTCATCCCAAGGgaaaaattattggaaaatttgattttaatgtttttatgaaaGGTAAAAAGggtaaaacatatttgaaagatttttgacaagcaaatatatatatattttacaaccaattttaaatatttttattaaaatattttaaataataattttgtttcgtaagataattaaaaaccgttttaagattttttttaaaaagattttgtgCTATTTAAATTGAGATTCTTCTCGTCTACTTCCTCTCTTCTtcgaagaaaatgagaagtgataaacaagaaaaagacaaaagaaaagtCACCCAAAATGTTAAGATATTATTCTAAGGCAATGGGGTGGCCATGCCTTAATGGCTCCCCTATTGACCATACTTCCCATTTGTCAACAACCAATGCCTATGAAATCTTGATTTGGATCACATCTACACTATTATATagtaaataaaatcatattaagAAGTTAG contains:
- the LOC100242247 gene encoding VQ motif-containing protein 11, with the protein product MTIISSHSQSLLSLSKTQTLSLNMDTRRLHYTVSSPPTPPPTSTTFVQADATTFRDLVQKLTGAAVDSPEKLPVTLPVRASARPNSVDSSTGPRRSPFKLQERRHTMRKLEIKLGITTLRNSPFPHSPRVVSPTPSPVTPLSSESMFSGRAGSSGGESPASEEERAIAEKGFYFLPSPMSTPRGSELPELLTLFPLSSPSQRTRDS